The following proteins come from a genomic window of Canis lupus familiaris isolate Mischka breed German Shepherd chromosome 31, alternate assembly UU_Cfam_GSD_1.0, whole genome shotgun sequence:
- the ICOSLG gene encoding ICOS ligand has translation MWLRCPGVLLLLLGTLQATDTQEQEVKALVGSSVELRCVFPERHTFDLDDLYVYWQISVVGQPKTVTYYLSGNSSTGQEDDRYRDRARLSPESMQRGDFSLHLYNITPYDEQKFNCLVFRKSLELKKILDVEVTLHVAANYSMPVVSAPSDPSKDRELTFTCTSVNGYPRPNVYWINKTDNSVLDGGLQNHTVSVNAQGLYDVVSVLRVPWAPSINVGCCIENVLLHQNLTNRPAEPIPGTEPGNTGSHRDVHRRDHGAVLSAVAVLLVLALVLGAVGCVCRSRCPRTDPCRWRAARPEQALFDCV, from the exons ATGTGGCTGAGGTG TCCCGGagtgctcctgctgctgctcggCACCCTGCAAGCCA CAGACACTCAAGAGCAAGAAGTCAAGGCGCTCGTGGGCAGCAGTGTCGAGCTCCGCTGCGTTTTCCCCGAAAGACACACGTTCGACTTAGATGACCTTTATGTGTATTGGCAAATCAGCGTCGTGGGCCAGCCCAAGACCGTCACTTACTACCTGTCCGGGAACAGCTCCACCGGCCAGGAGGACGACCGCTACAGGGACAGGGCCCGGCTGTCGCCCGAGAGCATGCAGCGGGGCGACTTCTCTCTGCACCTGTACAACATCACCCCCTACGACGAACAGAAGTTCAACTGCCTGGTGTTTAGGAAGTCCTTGgagttaaaaaagattttggatGTGGAGGTGACGCTGCACGTCGCAG CGAACTACAGCATGCCCGTGGTCAGCGCCCCAAGCGACCCGTCCAAGGACCGGGAGCTCACCTTCACCTGCACGTCTGTGAACGGCTATCCGCGGCCCAACGTGTACTGGATCAACAAGACGGACAACAGCGTGCTGGACGGGGGCCTGCAGAACCACACAGTCTCGGTGAACGCCCAGGGCTTGTACGACGTGGTCAGCGTCCTGCGGGTCCCCTGGGCCCCCAGCATCAACGTCGGCTGCTGCATAGAGAATGTACTGTTGCACCAAAACCTGACCAACAGACCGGCAG AACCGATCCCTGGAACCGAGCCCGGCAACACAGGGAGCCACAGGGACGTCCACAGGAGGGATCACGGGGCGGTGCTGAGCGCCGTGGCCGTGCTGCTCGTGCTCGCGCTCGTGCTCGGGGCCGTGGGCTGTGTGTGCAGGAGCAGGTGCCCCCGCACGGACCCGTGCAG GTGGCGGGCTGCCAGGCCGGAGCAGGCCCTCTTCG aCTGCGTTTGA